In Leptospira perdikensis, one genomic interval encodes:
- a CDS encoding ABC transporter ATP-binding protein — translation MLGIEAKHIFKSFGDPPQEVLKDVSLEMNLGDFVALTGKSGSGKSTLLYIVSGLDNPTSGDVKLAGNSLIGMGSAEIHNLRNQSIGFVFQFHYLLPELTGLENITMPARKTGTHKALEEYALHLMDSFSVLHCKDKFPSQMSGGEGQRVAIARALIQKPKFLFADEPTGNLDTANGDKVMEIFKRINQVDGTTILFVTHDPDYAGLAGRRVHMVDGKIAEIS, via the coding sequence ATGTTAGGGATTGAAGCCAAACATATTTTTAAGTCCTTTGGTGACCCTCCTCAAGAAGTCTTAAAAGACGTTTCTTTGGAAATGAATCTGGGTGATTTTGTTGCATTAACTGGAAAATCTGGATCTGGTAAATCAACACTGCTTTATATTGTTAGTGGACTTGATAATCCAACTAGTGGAGATGTCAAACTTGCAGGAAATTCCCTGATTGGTATGGGAAGTGCCGAGATTCATAATTTAAGAAACCAATCCATTGGGTTTGTTTTTCAATTTCATTATTTATTACCGGAACTTACTGGATTAGAAAATATCACCATGCCAGCAAGAAAAACAGGCACTCATAAGGCTCTAGAAGAGTATGCCCTACATCTGATGGACAGTTTTTCTGTATTACATTGTAAGGATAAGTTTCCAAGTCAAATGTCTGGTGGGGAAGGACAAAGGGTAGCTATCGCAAGGGCACTGATACAAAAACCTAAATTTTTATTTGCGGATGAGCCAACAGGAAATTTAGATACAGCTAACGGTGACAAGGTGATGGAGATATTCAAACGGATTAACCAAGTGGATGGGACTACCATTCTCTTTGTTACGCATGACCCTGATTATGCGGGGCTTGCTGGACGTCGTGTCCATATGGTTGACGGTAAAATTGCAGAAATTTCTTGA
- a CDS encoding ABC transporter permease, translating into MLFLAIRQIFSRPEQSILTLVGIILGTAGYIIFSGIMLGFQAVITDQLVNSDGQIKISPKDELVTERTFDDVFFQGKEVRWLSPPSGRTDNSRLANVLGWMEKLSNDHRVISFAPQLTKEVIFVYGKTTAPARFVGVDPQIQPKVTNLSDYIVEGKLANLSRGTSLVIMGEGVLGKLGAKIGDTISVYIPGTDLIPVKVVGILSTGNRLVDDVTAYSSLSTVQSITKSSGEISQIIVKIKDIREAATIAESWRYFSKDKVESWDEVNASILQVFRTQDIVRNSTTFTIILVVAFGIYNILNMVVNQKKKEVAILRSIGFDEKDTIQLFIFQGLFLGTLGAIVGIFVGILGCYYIDGIPIGDPKQNSKALMKTMMISWNWMIYVKGFSIAVLSASIASYIPARMASRLSPVDIIRGAT; encoded by the coding sequence ATGTTGTTTCTTGCCATTAGACAAATCTTTTCTAGGCCCGAGCAATCCATTTTAACACTTGTCGGAATCATACTTGGTACAGCCGGTTACATTATTTTTTCAGGGATTATGTTGGGTTTTCAAGCTGTCATCACCGATCAATTGGTAAACTCGGATGGACAAATCAAAATTTCGCCAAAAGACGAACTGGTTACTGAACGAACTTTTGATGATGTTTTTTTTCAAGGAAAAGAAGTTCGTTGGCTTTCTCCTCCTTCAGGAAGAACCGATAACTCTCGTTTAGCAAATGTTCTTGGGTGGATGGAGAAATTATCCAATGACCATCGTGTTATTTCCTTTGCCCCACAACTCACCAAAGAAGTGATTTTTGTATATGGAAAAACTACGGCACCTGCTAGGTTCGTAGGTGTTGATCCTCAGATCCAACCTAAGGTTACTAATCTTAGTGATTATATCGTAGAAGGTAAGTTAGCGAATTTGTCTCGCGGGACTTCGCTTGTCATTATGGGAGAGGGGGTTCTTGGTAAACTTGGAGCAAAAATTGGAGACACCATTTCCGTGTACATCCCTGGAACAGATTTGATTCCCGTCAAAGTGGTTGGAATTTTGAGTACAGGAAATCGACTTGTGGATGATGTAACAGCTTATTCTTCATTATCTACAGTGCAAAGTATTACCAAATCCAGTGGTGAAATTTCACAAATTATTGTTAAAATAAAAGACATTAGAGAAGCCGCCACAATTGCCGAAAGCTGGAGATACTTTAGCAAAGACAAGGTGGAAAGTTGGGACGAAGTGAACGCGAGTATTTTGCAAGTTTTTAGAACACAAGATATTGTTCGTAACTCAACTACCTTTACCATAATTCTTGTCGTTGCTTTTGGAATTTATAATATACTCAATATGGTTGTGAATCAAAAGAAAAAGGAAGTAGCCATCCTTCGTTCTATTGGATTCGACGAGAAAGACACAATTCAACTATTTATATTTCAAGGGTTGTTTTTGGGAACTTTAGGTGCTATTGTTGGAATTTTTGTAGGTATCCTCGGATGTTATTATATAGACGGAATTCCCATTGGTGATCCAAAACAAAATTCTAAGGCCTTAATGAAAACGATGATGATTTCATGGAATTGGATGATTTATGTAAAAGGGTTTTCTATTGCGGTTCTTAGTGCGTCTATCGCAAGTTATATTCCGGCACGTATGGCAAGCCGTCTCTCTCCTGTGGATATCATTAGGGGAGCAACTTAA
- a CDS encoding efflux RND transporter periplasmic adaptor subunit, with product MDRKKQFIIGFIFVIILILITYFFIRNTQSDRLVITRGSLVEAVYALGTVKPIDSFSLKFGIAASIREIFVEEGQTVTKGQALLTNDSGITFRSPFNGTLTKLNVAKNETAMPGLPLLEIQNLKEVYISVSLDQESALRVKPGQIVQLSFESIRGNVYKGKVERIYPSNGQFLVRIEADEFPHGVLPDMTTDVAIEVSSKDNVVLVPLIAVDRGKVIRFRNGQRDKLEIRIGAINSEYGELIQGDLKEGDEVLVKN from the coding sequence ATGGATCGTAAAAAACAATTTATCATTGGTTTTATTTTTGTAATCATTCTAATTCTTATAACCTACTTTTTCATTCGAAATACGCAATCCGATCGTTTGGTGATCACAAGGGGATCACTTGTGGAAGCTGTTTATGCCTTAGGTACGGTAAAACCTATAGATAGTTTTAGTTTGAAGTTTGGAATTGCAGCCTCTATTCGTGAGATTTTTGTGGAAGAGGGACAAACAGTTACAAAAGGCCAAGCGCTTCTTACTAATGATTCAGGAATTACCTTTCGTTCTCCTTTCAATGGAACCTTAACTAAATTGAATGTCGCAAAAAATGAAACTGCGATGCCTGGCCTACCTCTTCTCGAAATTCAAAACTTAAAAGAAGTATATATTTCCGTATCTTTGGATCAAGAGTCAGCTTTACGAGTCAAACCTGGACAAATTGTTCAGCTGAGTTTTGAATCCATACGAGGGAATGTGTATAAAGGAAAGGTCGAAAGAATTTATCCTTCGAATGGGCAATTTTTAGTAAGAATCGAAGCCGATGAATTTCCCCATGGGGTTCTACCAGATATGACAACAGATGTTGCCATTGAAGTTTCATCTAAAGACAATGTTGTCTTGGTTCCGTTAATTGCAGTTGACAGAGGAAAGGTCATTCGATTTCGAAATGGTCAACGTGATAAATTAGAAATTCGGATTGGAGCAATCAATTCGGAGTATGGGGAACTCATCCAAGGAGATCTGAAAGAAGGCGACGAAGTTTTGGTAAAAAACTAA
- the mtaB gene encoding tRNA (N(6)-L-threonylcarbamoyladenosine(37)-C(2))-methylthiotransferase MtaB, with the protein MKIKFHTLGCRLNFFETDGMYSVLKDKGFSLAEAEEKAEYIVVNTCTVTNKADVKNRNIIRNAIRTNPGAKVYVTGCYAETDKEILQNIPGVFGVFGNTEKSSLPYKILEDWEGKETYPDQVLDRFSYSDVLPEGHTRAYLKIQDGCNRKCSYCKIPAARGLGVSRNYNDVLDQVRYLQDNGVGEIQLTGVNLGWYRLENGEKGFLNLLEGILKILEYSRIRLSSIEPPDVGSGLLDLMKHPRFCKFLHVPIQSGSRKILKDMKRTYHPDAFRTRIELAKEKLPNLFLGTDVIVGFPSETELEFQETKQLLRELGFAKLHVFPYSVRKGTSAESFGDPIPGDEKKRRVLDLMSLSSELHTRYAETVIGKSYEAILENDGRFVTDNYLKGRLADSFRFDTLQNGQFVDVRCLEYKPAKDKEGEFVFGLSL; encoded by the coding sequence GTGAAAATTAAATTTCATACACTTGGATGTCGGTTGAATTTTTTTGAAACCGATGGTATGTACTCTGTTCTGAAAGATAAAGGTTTTTCCCTCGCAGAAGCTGAGGAAAAGGCTGAATACATCGTTGTCAATACATGTACAGTGACGAACAAAGCCGATGTAAAAAATAGAAATATCATCCGTAATGCCATTCGCACTAATCCTGGAGCAAAGGTTTATGTAACAGGATGTTATGCAGAAACAGATAAAGAAATTTTACAAAACATTCCTGGTGTGTTTGGTGTTTTTGGAAATACAGAAAAAAGTTCCCTTCCTTATAAGATTCTTGAGGATTGGGAAGGGAAAGAAACATACCCAGATCAGGTTTTAGATAGATTTTCCTATTCGGATGTTTTGCCTGAAGGTCACACTCGTGCATACTTAAAAATCCAAGACGGATGTAACAGAAAATGTTCTTACTGTAAAATTCCAGCTGCGAGAGGGCTTGGTGTTAGTAGAAATTATAACGATGTTTTAGACCAAGTCAGATACTTACAGGACAACGGGGTTGGAGAAATTCAGCTAACGGGTGTAAACTTAGGCTGGTACAGACTTGAAAATGGAGAAAAAGGTTTCCTTAACCTTCTCGAAGGGATCTTAAAGATTTTAGAGTATTCGCGGATTCGTCTTTCCTCGATTGAACCACCCGATGTAGGATCAGGTTTACTCGATCTAATGAAACACCCTAGGTTCTGTAAATTTTTGCATGTTCCCATTCAAAGCGGAAGCCGTAAAATTCTGAAGGATATGAAACGGACTTACCATCCGGATGCGTTTCGTACAAGAATCGAACTTGCAAAAGAAAAACTCCCCAATTTATTCCTTGGAACTGATGTGATTGTAGGGTTTCCTTCTGAAACAGAGTTAGAGTTTCAAGAAACAAAACAATTGTTACGTGAACTTGGGTTTGCAAAATTACATGTATTTCCTTACTCTGTCCGTAAGGGAACCAGTGCTGAATCTTTTGGAGATCCCATTCCTGGTGATGAGAAAAAACGTAGAGTTTTGGATTTGATGTCCCTTAGTTCTGAACTTCATACAAGGTATGCGGAGACTGTGATTGGTAAATCCTACGAAGCTATCTTAGAAAACGATGGCCGGTTTGTTACCGACAATTACCTCAAAGGTCGTCTGGCCGATTCTTTCCGCTTTGATACCTTACAAAATGGCCAATTTGTTGATGTTAGGTGTTTGGAATACAAACCTGCAAAAGACAAAGAAGGTGAGTTTGTATTCGGTTTGTCTCTTTAG
- a CDS encoding tetratricopeptide repeat protein: MKHLIYAFAITCLFVTSLYSQEKEQVGSAYFQAVDEYKVKNYNKSIELVKSLLTDGKSSYEFYALLAFNYDKLNDFENSYKNILEARKRKPDDEDLLQGSLAILTRHKKWKPAIELAEKTIPLYPQNPEVRYFYALALSERGASKTALSQIEKAKAGSPSDFRMLELEGKIYYNLKNYDKADVSLRWASSLNPNSPEIWNNLALVQESLYKTNKKLGKKSQANTYLTEAKECIQKASDLNGESNTIKENSKRIVALSDL; encoded by the coding sequence ATGAAACATTTGATTTACGCTTTTGCTATTACTTGTCTTTTCGTAACATCCCTTTACTCTCAAGAAAAAGAACAGGTCGGTTCTGCTTACTTTCAGGCTGTTGATGAATATAAAGTCAAAAATTACAACAAATCCATCGAACTTGTCAAAAGTCTTTTGACCGATGGAAAATCGTCTTACGAATTTTATGCACTCCTTGCATTTAACTATGACAAGTTGAATGATTTCGAAAATTCTTATAAAAATATTTTAGAAGCAAGAAAACGTAAACCCGACGATGAAGATCTTCTACAAGGTAGTCTTGCGATTCTAACTCGTCATAAAAAATGGAAACCTGCCATTGAACTTGCTGAAAAAACAATTCCGTTGTACCCACAAAATCCTGAAGTAAGGTATTTTTATGCCTTAGCACTTTCTGAGAGAGGAGCTTCTAAAACGGCGCTTTCCCAAATTGAAAAAGCAAAGGCTGGAAGTCCTAGTGACTTTCGTATGTTGGAGTTAGAAGGTAAAATTTACTATAACTTAAAAAATTATGATAAAGCAGATGTTAGTTTAAGGTGGGCTTCTTCTTTAAACCCGAACTCTCCTGAAATTTGGAACAACTTAGCTCTTGTCCAAGAGTCTTTATATAAAACAAATAAAAAGTTGGGCAAAAAATCTCAAGCAAACACCTATTTGACGGAAGCTAAGGAATGTATCCAAAAAGCTTCTGATTTGAATGGCGAAAGTAATACCATTAAAGAAAATTCCAAACGGATCGTAGCACTCAGCGACTTGTGA
- a CDS encoding ATP-dependent Clp protease ATP-binding subunit, translating into MLEFTKRAKRVINEIAQDEAKRLGSDFIGPEHILLGLLREEDSVAIKILTNLNINLNELRKEVEKRTREGSGALLLDVSQGQDKYQKMIEVSKEEAKRLKHNYVGTEHILLALLRDNNNIAGGSLSSFSVNYNVIKSEILRLLGAPPSGAVGGTTGTQGATQGQTQQQTAPRQEKSKTPILDEFARDLTQLAREKKLDPVIGRSKEIERVIQILSRKTKNNPVLVGESGVGKTAIVEGLAQAVIEKLVPDLLFDKRVLSLDLASLIAGTKYRGEFEERLKKIMKEIVTSQNIIIFIDELHTLIGAGAAEGAVDAANILKPALARGELQCIGATTNNEYRKYIEKDSALERRFQMVKVLEPSVDDAVLILDGLKKAYEAHHKVRYSEKAIEQAVKLSHRYINDRFLPDKAIDIIDEAGAKARLANCQRPNEIKEIEEEIKGLSVKKEDLVRSQEYEKAAAVRDEVNRKKGQLEEKTKQWQERMEGYAVSIEEEDILSVVSLWTGIPLKKMEQSENAKLLNLEEDIKGRIVGQTEAIEKVARAVRRSRTGLKSEKRPTGSFIFLGPTGVGKTELAKALAEQLFGSEDNMLRIDMSEYMEPHAVSRLIGAPPGYVGYDDGGQLTEFVRRKPYSLVLLDEIEKAHHDLFNILLQIMEEGNLTDTKGRKVNFRDTIIIMTSNIAAKEISKGGRLGFEDFAEERETYKAEQAREQLKKHFNPEFLNRVDEVVYFAPLKKEEIVSIVDIMLKDFNKRLTEKKVIVELSQTSKEHFATIGYDQNYGARPLRRVFQRELEDYMAVQSLKGVYDNPTKILVDFAEGKLVYSETPWTDFKEVPKKDDGSSPSAEEKDLALV; encoded by the coding sequence ATGTTGGAATTCACCAAAAGAGCAAAAAGAGTCATCAACGAAATCGCCCAAGATGAGGCTAAACGTTTAGGTTCCGATTTTATCGGTCCAGAACACATTCTACTTGGGCTTCTCCGGGAGGAGGACTCTGTCGCGATTAAGATTCTTACGAATCTAAATATCAATTTAAACGAACTCCGTAAAGAAGTCGAAAAAAGAACTCGAGAGGGTTCTGGTGCCTTGCTTTTGGATGTAAGCCAAGGACAAGACAAATACCAAAAAATGATCGAAGTTTCTAAAGAGGAAGCAAAACGCCTCAAACATAACTATGTAGGAACGGAACACATTCTTTTGGCACTACTTCGCGATAACAATAATATCGCCGGTGGATCGTTATCATCTTTCAGCGTAAATTATAACGTCATTAAATCTGAGATTTTACGTCTTCTTGGAGCTCCACCATCTGGTGCTGTGGGTGGAACTACGGGTACACAAGGTGCAACTCAAGGCCAAACACAACAACAAACGGCCCCAAGACAAGAAAAGAGTAAAACTCCGATTTTGGATGAGTTTGCAAGAGATTTAACACAACTCGCTCGCGAGAAAAAATTGGATCCGGTCATTGGTCGTTCCAAAGAAATCGAAAGGGTGATTCAGATTCTTTCTCGTAAAACAAAAAACAACCCAGTTCTCGTAGGCGAATCGGGTGTGGGTAAAACTGCGATTGTTGAGGGCCTTGCGCAGGCTGTGATTGAGAAGTTGGTTCCGGATTTATTATTCGATAAACGAGTGTTATCGCTTGATTTGGCAAGCCTCATTGCAGGTACTAAATACCGTGGTGAGTTTGAAGAACGATTGAAAAAAATCATGAAAGAAATCGTTACTTCTCAAAACATCATCATCTTTATCGATGAGTTACATACTCTGATTGGAGCCGGTGCGGCAGAAGGCGCAGTAGATGCAGCAAACATCTTAAAACCAGCTCTTGCTCGTGGGGAGTTACAATGTATTGGTGCCACAACTAATAATGAATATCGTAAGTACATTGAAAAAGATTCTGCTTTGGAAAGACGATTCCAAATGGTGAAGGTTCTTGAACCTTCTGTAGATGATGCGGTTCTCATCCTAGATGGTTTGAAAAAAGCATACGAAGCACATCATAAGGTTCGTTATTCGGAAAAAGCGATCGAACAAGCGGTTAAGTTATCTCACCGTTATATCAACGATCGTTTTTTACCAGACAAAGCCATTGATATCATTGATGAAGCAGGAGCTAAGGCTCGTCTTGCAAACTGCCAACGTCCGAATGAAATCAAAGAAATTGAAGAAGAAATCAAAGGTCTTTCTGTTAAAAAAGAAGATTTGGTTCGTAGCCAAGAGTATGAAAAGGCAGCTGCGGTTCGCGATGAAGTGAATCGTAAAAAAGGCCAATTGGAAGAAAAAACCAAACAGTGGCAAGAACGTATGGAAGGTTATGCGGTATCGATTGAAGAAGAAGATATCCTTTCTGTTGTGAGCCTCTGGACCGGAATTCCGTTGAAAAAAATGGAACAATCGGAAAATGCAAAACTTCTCAATTTGGAAGAAGACATCAAAGGAAGGATTGTCGGCCAGACCGAAGCCATCGAAAAAGTGGCACGTGCCGTCAGACGTTCTCGCACAGGACTCAAGAGTGAAAAACGACCTACAGGATCGTTTATTTTCCTTGGGCCAACAGGTGTAGGAAAAACAGAACTTGCAAAAGCGCTCGCAGAGCAACTGTTTGGTTCTGAAGACAATATGCTTCGTATCGATATGTCCGAATACATGGAACCTCATGCAGTTTCTCGTCTGATAGGAGCTCCTCCAGGTTACGTAGGATATGATGATGGTGGTCAACTCACCGAATTCGTAAGAAGAAAACCATATAGTTTGGTTTTACTCGACGAAATCGAAAAGGCACATCATGATCTTTTCAATATCCTACTTCAAATTATGGAAGAAGGAAATTTGACGGATACCAAAGGAAGAAAAGTAAACTTCCGAGATACCATCATTATCATGACTTCGAACATTGCTGCGAAAGAAATTTCCAAAGGTGGACGATTGGGTTTTGAGGATTTTGCTGAAGAAAGAGAAACTTACAAAGCAGAACAAGCTAGGGAACAATTGAAAAAACACTTCAATCCAGAGTTCCTTAACCGTGTGGATGAAGTTGTTTATTTTGCTCCTCTCAAAAAAGAAGAGATCGTTAGCATTGTGGATATCATGTTGAAAGACTTTAACAAACGTCTGACTGAAAAGAAAGTCATTGTTGAACTTTCGCAAACATCAAAAGAACATTTTGCAACCATTGGATACGACCAAAACTATGGAGCACGACCACTTCGACGTGTGTTCCAAAGAGAATTGGAAGATTATATGGCAGTACAATCTTTGAAAGGTGTTTATGATAACCCAACTAAGATCCTAGTTGATTTTGCAGAAGGAAAACTCGTTTATTCAGAAACTCCTTGGACTGACTTCAAAGAGGTTCCGAAAAAAGATGACGGTTCTTCTCCAAGTGCCGAGGAAAAAGATTTGGCTCTCGTTTAG